The Bacteroidia bacterium genome segment ACAATATTTATACATACATTTAAGACATTGATGTGTGGGAGAAAATAGATGCCTGAGTTACCTGAAGTAGAGACTGTGGTTGGTGATTTAAACAAAGCAGATGTTGTTGGTAAGAAGATTTTGGATGTGACTGTTAATTGGCCAAAGAGCATTAGCAGCCATAGTCCCAAAGAGTTTAAAGATTATTTAATAGGAAA includes the following:
- a CDS encoding DNA-formamidopyrimidine glycosylase, with translation MPELPEVETVVGDLNKADVVGKKILDVTVNWPKSISSHSPKEFKDYLIG